One window from the genome of Spirosoma rhododendri encodes:
- a CDS encoding Kelch repeat-containing protein: MKLILPFLLTTLTATAQSWHPVETKNECSARHESAAAIVGDSLYAIGGRGMRPVDALNLKTGVWQTHPAPPSEMNHVQAVSYDGSIYIMGAFKGAYPHETVLPNVLIYNPKQGVWRDGPAIPAARLRGAGGTVAYNGKIYMVCGITDGHYDGHVAWLDEFDPKTGTWKQLPDAPRTRDHVQVAVVDNKLYVAGGRRSTARIGKVLELLVPEVDVYDFKTGKWSTLPTSSNLPTPRGGPMAVAQDGKVWIIGGETVQTLSHNEAEALDPKTNTWIKTTRMNQGRHGTGAAVYNKQIYVVAGSANHGGGPELNTVEVMK, encoded by the coding sequence ATGAAACTAATCCTCCCCTTTCTCCTCACGACCCTTACCGCGACGGCACAGTCGTGGCACCCGGTCGAGACAAAAAACGAGTGTAGCGCACGACACGAAAGCGCAGCAGCCATCGTCGGTGACAGCCTGTATGCCATTGGCGGGCGGGGTATGCGTCCGGTCGATGCGCTGAACCTGAAAACGGGTGTCTGGCAAACGCATCCGGCACCACCCAGCGAGATGAACCACGTGCAGGCCGTTTCGTACGACGGCAGCATCTACATCATGGGCGCGTTCAAAGGGGCGTACCCGCACGAAACGGTGCTTCCCAACGTACTGATCTACAACCCTAAACAGGGTGTCTGGCGCGACGGCCCGGCCATTCCAGCAGCCCGGCTGCGGGGCGCGGGTGGTACGGTCGCTTACAACGGCAAAATCTACATGGTCTGCGGCATCACCGACGGGCATTACGACGGACACGTGGCCTGGCTCGACGAATTTGACCCGAAAACCGGCACCTGGAAACAGTTGCCCGACGCCCCCCGCACCCGCGACCATGTGCAGGTAGCTGTCGTCGACAACAAACTATACGTCGCCGGGGGCCGACGCTCGACGGCCCGAATCGGCAAGGTGCTCGAACTACTGGTACCGGAAGTCGACGTCTACGATTTCAAAACCGGGAAGTGGTCCACGTTACCGACATCATCAAACCTACCCACCCCACGCGGGGGACCAATGGCCGTTGCGCAGGACGGCAAAGTCTGGATCATCGGGGGCGAAACTGTGCAGACGCTCTCGCACAACGAAGCCGAAGCCCTCGACCCGAAAACCAATACATGGATCAAAACCACCCGCATGAATCAGGGTCGGCACGGCACCGGCGCAGCCGTCTACAACAAGCAGATTTACGTCGTTGCCGGCTCCGCCAACCACGGCGGTGGCCCGGAGTTGAATACGGTGGAAGTAATGAAGTGA
- a CDS encoding glycosyltransferase family 4 protein yields the protein MKHPHTGLYQYCLNLGSHLNQQQAEAGRSPVQLYLPPRRRLQIRSQPYHIIEQWWHSFYQPFLRDCRVWHAPFQLGRIVPDRRRFPRTKVVLTIHDLNVLHEGESQAMQQKRMALTQSLIDRSDALVCISEFTKNDVLTHCRTDDKPIYVIYNGVDPVPSGETKPVDYQPDRPFLLGIGYLNAKKNFHVLLPLLTSNPELELLLIGRPDDPDYVTAMQQQAQAMGVADRLRLLGTVSETDKGWYLRNCRALVHPSLAEGFGLPVLEAMQFGKPVFLSTLTALPEVGGDAAYYFPDFTPEAMQTAYRQGIADYERNARAEAIRHHAARFTWQTAARQYLGVYAALV from the coding sequence ATGAAACACCCGCACACAGGGCTTTATCAGTACTGCCTGAATCTGGGTTCGCACCTGAATCAGCAACAGGCAGAGGCCGGTCGTTCGCCGGTACAGCTTTACCTACCCCCCCGCCGACGTCTACAGATCCGTTCGCAGCCGTACCACATCATTGAGCAATGGTGGCACTCGTTCTACCAGCCTTTCCTGCGCGACTGTCGGGTGTGGCACGCGCCCTTTCAACTGGGTCGTATCGTGCCGGATCGACGCCGATTTCCCCGCACGAAGGTGGTGCTGACCATTCACGACCTGAACGTACTGCACGAAGGAGAATCGCAGGCCATGCAGCAAAAACGAATGGCCCTGACGCAGTCGCTGATTGACCGTAGCGATGCGCTCGTCTGCATTTCCGAGTTCACGAAAAACGATGTGCTGACCCACTGCCGCACTGACGATAAACCCATATACGTCATTTACAACGGCGTCGACCCGGTGCCTAGTGGTGAAACGAAGCCGGTTGATTATCAGCCGGATCGACCCTTTCTGCTGGGGATTGGCTACCTAAACGCGAAGAAGAATTTTCACGTCCTGCTGCCCCTGCTGACAAGCAATCCCGAGCTGGAACTGCTGCTGATCGGCCGACCCGACGACCCGGATTACGTAACCGCTATGCAGCAACAGGCGCAGGCAATGGGCGTGGCCGACCGGCTGCGGTTGTTGGGGACGGTGTCGGAGACCGACAAGGGCTGGTATCTGCGAAACTGCCGGGCGTTGGTGCACCCATCGCTGGCAGAGGGCTTCGGCCTGCCGGTACTCGAAGCGATGCAGTTTGGCAAACCCGTTTTCCTCTCGACGCTGACGGCTTTGCCCGAAGTCGGTGGCGACGCAGCCTACTACTTCCCCGACTTCACCCCCGAAGCGATGCAGACAGCCTACCGGCAGGGTATAGCCGACTACGAACGCAACGCCCGCGCTGAGGCCATCCGCCACCATGCCGCCCGCTTCACCTGGCAAACCGCAGCCCGGCAGTACTTGGGGGTGTATGCTGCGCTGGTTTAA